The following are encoded in a window of bacterium genomic DNA:
- a CDS encoding 2-oxoacid:acceptor oxidoreductase family protein has protein sequence MIEIRIHGRGGQGAVFACSMLARALFEEGRWVQAFPHFGVERRGAPVAAFVRFDERPIELRCHIYQPDYVVILDPTLAGLPSTIQGLKPGGGVLVNSPCGPAEFGHFKHCRVATVDASSIALKHKLGSIASPIVNTAILGAFARFTGIVSLDSILGAVIEIIKRRTDDNIAAVKESFDKAVLPEDDRTLAAPARAHGGI, from the coding sequence ATGATAGAGATACGGATACACGGCCGCGGCGGGCAAGGCGCGGTGTTCGCCTGCAGCATGCTGGCGCGCGCCCTGTTCGAGGAGGGCCGCTGGGTCCAGGCGTTCCCGCATTTCGGAGTGGAGCGCCGCGGGGCCCCGGTGGCGGCTTTCGTGCGTTTCGACGAGCGCCCAATCGAGCTGCGCTGCCATATCTACCAGCCGGATTACGTGGTCATCCTCGACCCGACCCTGGCCGGCCTGCCCTCGACCATCCAGGGCCTCAAACCGGGCGGCGGCGTGCTGGTCAACTCGCCCTGCGGCCCCGCCGAATTCGGCCATTTCAAGCATTGCCGGGTCGCCACGGTGGATGCCAGCTCCATCGCGCTCAAGCACAAGCTCGGCTCCATCGCCAGCCCGATTGTCAACACGGCCATCCTCGGGGCTTTCGCCCGGTTCACCGGGATCGTGAGCCTCGATTCCATTCTCGGAGCGGTGATCGAGATAATCAAGCGCAGGACAGACGACAATATCGCCGCGGTAAAGGAATCTTTCGACAAGGCCGTGCTGCCCGAGGACGACCGGACATTGGCCGCTCCCGCGCGGGCCCACGGCGGGATTTGA
- the porA gene encoding pyruvate ferredoxin oxidoreductase, producing MPALHNHHGEKTLKELITGNEAVSTAVRLARVQVIAAYPITPQTSVAEKLSLYCAEGMLDADFIKVESEHSAMACVIGAASTGVRTFTATSSQGLALMHEMLHWASGARLPIVMANVNRALGAPWSIWCDHSDSMAQRDTGWLQFFCESCQEVLDTVLMSFRLAEKVATPVMVLLDGFILSHTAEPVDVPEPEAVDRFLPPWDPPLVVDPSQPHTFNAVTSPEYFMEFKQQQAEGASAAEAVAREVSAEFAREFGRNWPLTEAFMVEDAETVLVAAGTSAGTCRHVVRRLREQGRKVGLVRMRMFRPFPYADLRAMLGGAKNVAVLDQSVSPGTDSPLCQEVKSALYGLDSGKAGPRVFGFVAGLGGRDIVPENIERMLDVAEGEHPPVPGRLNWLGLNH from the coding sequence ATGCCCGCGCTACATAATCACCATGGAGAAAAAACCCTGAAAGAGCTGATTACAGGCAACGAGGCGGTCTCCACAGCCGTGCGCCTGGCCCGCGTGCAGGTGATCGCGGCCTATCCGATCACCCCGCAGACCAGCGTGGCCGAGAAGCTTAGCCTCTATTGCGCCGAGGGCATGCTGGACGCCGATTTCATCAAGGTGGAGAGCGAGCACAGCGCCATGGCCTGCGTGATCGGGGCCGCCAGCACGGGGGTGCGCACTTTCACCGCCACGAGCAGCCAGGGCCTGGCCCTGATGCACGAGATGCTGCACTGGGCCAGCGGCGCGCGCCTGCCTATCGTGATGGCCAATGTCAACCGCGCCCTGGGCGCGCCCTGGAGCATCTGGTGCGACCACAGCGACAGCATGGCCCAGCGCGACACCGGCTGGCTGCAGTTCTTCTGCGAGAGCTGCCAGGAGGTGCTGGACACGGTGCTGATGTCGTTCCGCCTGGCGGAAAAGGTTGCCACACCGGTCATGGTGCTGCTGGATGGCTTCATCCTCAGCCACACCGCCGAGCCGGTGGATGTCCCCGAGCCCGAGGCGGTGGACCGTTTCCTTCCGCCCTGGGACCCGCCCCTGGTGGTGGACCCGTCGCAGCCGCACACGTTCAACGCGGTGACCAGCCCCGAGTATTTCATGGAGTTCAAGCAGCAGCAGGCCGAGGGCGCCTCCGCCGCCGAGGCTGTCGCGCGTGAGGTGAGCGCGGAGTTTGCCAGAGAATTCGGACGCAACTGGCCCCTGACCGAGGCGTTCATGGTCGAGGACGCCGAGACGGTCCTCGTGGCCGCCGGGACCAGCGCCGGCACCTGCCGTCACGTGGTGCGCCGCCTGCGTGAACAGGGGCGCAAAGTCGGCCTGGTGCGCATGCGCATGTTCCGCCCGTTCCCGTATGCGGACCTGCGGGCCATGCTGGGCGGAGCGAAGAACGTGGCGGTGCTCGACCAGTCGGTGAGCCCGGGCACGGACAGCCCGCTCTGCCAGGAGGTCAAATCGGCGCTCTACGGACTGGACAGCGGCAAGGCCGGTCCGCGGGTGTTCGGGTTCGTCGCCGGCCTGGGCGGACGGGATATCGTGCCCGAGAATATCGAGCGCATGCTGGACGTGGCCGAGGGCGAGCACCCGCCCGTGCCGGGACGGCTCAACTGGCTCGGGCTCAACCATTAA
- a CDS encoding FAD-dependent oxidoreductase — protein MSSESGSPIKDLPPVSVNLADMRWNKTGAWSFFAPVYREKASPCAMECPLGEPVNRYMHLVRAGRWREAWELIVAANPLPAACGRVCYHTCESACNRGELDGAVNIHGTERFLGDMALEERWTPPWTPAAERGGPPVAVVGSGPAGMGCAWGLRLAGYPVVVYERESSPGGMLRLGVPEFRMPRNVLDGELARLESVGVQFRLGAPVEDLAEVARESRAIFLATGAHGSRDPGVTIPASTEGVFFGLEFLKRFNLGQKVATGRHLAVVGGGNTAIDAARAGLRLGAEVSLYYRRSLAEMPAHPEEVREAIGEGVDFVFQAAPTTLTVQDGRVSGLEMIRMRMGAPDASGRARPEPVPGSAFHAPADTVVFAIGETPELGWLPADIQNENGRLRVDALLRTTAPGVFAGGDLGPGINSVSHALADGVAAARNMHTLLAGLDLPRDSGQSLESVAFAKINTDYFEPRPRQEAPTTLVKNPLGSRAEIAGAFSPEQAVAESSRCFDCGTCVRCDNCLIFCPDLAIQAQDGAYAVRKEYCKGCGICAQECPRYIITMEKKP, from the coding sequence ATGAGCAGTGAATCCGGGTCCCCGATAAAGGACTTGCCGCCGGTTTCGGTGAACCTGGCGGATATGCGCTGGAACAAGACCGGCGCCTGGAGTTTCTTCGCCCCGGTCTACCGCGAGAAAGCCTCGCCCTGCGCCATGGAGTGCCCGCTGGGTGAGCCGGTCAACCGCTACATGCACTTGGTGCGTGCGGGACGCTGGCGCGAGGCCTGGGAGCTGATCGTGGCGGCCAACCCCCTGCCCGCGGCCTGCGGGCGGGTCTGCTACCACACCTGCGAAAGCGCCTGCAACCGGGGCGAACTGGACGGTGCGGTCAATATCCACGGCACGGAGCGTTTCCTGGGCGACATGGCCCTGGAGGAGCGCTGGACCCCACCCTGGACGCCCGCAGCCGAGCGGGGCGGCCCCCCGGTGGCGGTGGTCGGCTCCGGCCCGGCCGGAATGGGCTGCGCCTGGGGCCTGCGCCTGGCCGGCTACCCGGTGGTGGTGTACGAGCGCGAAAGCTCGCCCGGCGGGATGCTGCGCCTGGGCGTGCCCGAGTTCCGTATGCCGCGCAACGTGCTGGATGGTGAGCTGGCGCGCCTGGAGTCAGTGGGCGTGCAGTTCCGCCTGGGCGCTCCCGTTGAGGACCTGGCCGAGGTGGCGCGCGAGTCGCGGGCCATATTCCTGGCCACCGGGGCCCACGGCTCCCGCGACCCTGGCGTGACGATACCCGCCTCCACCGAGGGCGTGTTCTTCGGCCTGGAATTCCTCAAGCGTTTCAACCTGGGACAGAAAGTCGCCACCGGCCGACACCTGGCAGTAGTGGGCGGCGGCAACACGGCTATCGACGCGGCCCGGGCGGGCCTTCGCCTGGGAGCCGAGGTCAGCCTCTACTACCGCCGCAGCCTGGCCGAGATGCCGGCCCACCCGGAGGAGGTGCGCGAGGCAATTGGCGAGGGTGTGGATTTCGTCTTCCAGGCCGCGCCCACCACGCTGACCGTACAGGACGGACGGGTGAGCGGGCTGGAGATGATCCGCATGCGGATGGGCGCGCCGGACGCCTCCGGCCGGGCGCGTCCCGAGCCGGTGCCGGGAAGCGCGTTCCACGCTCCGGCCGACACTGTTGTGTTCGCCATCGGCGAGACCCCCGAGCTGGGCTGGCTACCCGCGGACATCCAGAACGAAAACGGCCGTCTGCGGGTGGATGCCCTGTTGCGCACCACCGCGCCCGGAGTGTTCGCCGGCGGCGACCTGGGCCCGGGGATCAACTCGGTGAGCCACGCCCTGGCCGATGGCGTGGCCGCGGCGCGCAACATGCACACCCTGCTCGCCGGACTCGACCTTCCGCGCGACAGTGGCCAGAGCCTTGAGAGCGTGGCTTTCGCGAAAATAAACACGGATTATTTCGAGCCGCGGCCCCGTCAGGAGGCCCCCACCACGCTGGTGAAAAACCCGCTGGGCAGCCGGGCGGAGATCGCCGGTGCGTTCAGCCCGGAGCAGGCCGTGGCCGAAAGCTCGCGCTGCTTCGACTGCGGCACCTGCGTGCGCTGCGACAACTGCCTGATTTTCTGCCCCGACCTGGCGATCCAGGCCCAGGACGGCGCCTACGCGGTGCGCAAGGAGTATTGCAAGGGTTGCGGGATCTGCGCCCAGGAATGCCCGCGCTACATAATCACCATGGAGAAAAAACCCTGA